CGCGGCCGCACGACCCCACGTCGTGCGCGGCGCACGAAGCACAATAAGAAGCAGCCCGGCGGCCCTTACTTCGTGCCCAAGACCTTCTTCAGGACAGCGCGGGCTTTGGCTGCGTCCGCGGCGGAGTCGAGGGCGATGCAGAGCACTGCTTTCTTGCGGGCGGCGAGCGCGGAGATGCCGCGCAAATTGATGCCGGCGGCAGCGATGGCCTGCGTGACGAGCACGCCCAGCCCGGCTTTATCGGGGCCTTCCACGCGCAGCGCGGCAATGGTGGCGTCCTTGCAGAGACCGGCTTTCTGCGCGGCGCGGGCGGCTGCCGCGCCCTTTATCGGGGCGGCGAAGACAACGCCGCGCCCCGGCTGGTTGCGCCGGGCAAGCAGAAACTGCAGGCAAACCTTGGCTTCGGCGAGCGGCGCGAGCATCGCGGCGAGCGCACCGGGTTTGTCGTCGATGCAGCCCGTGAATACGTCAACTCTCTCAATAGCATATGGCATCGCAGGGTCTCCCTCCGTTCATACGGTTCAACTGCCGATGAGGAACAATGAATGATTATAGCACGGGCGGGGGAGATGTCGGGGTTTGAACATCTTGCCCATATGGCGCCCGCCATCGGTAAACAGCTCCGCGACCTCCGGGTGCGCGCCGCGTGTGTTCGAGACCCTGGAACTTTTTGCAGACTGGCGGA
This genomic stretch from Candidatus Hydrogenedentota bacterium harbors:
- a CDS encoding amino acid-binding protein, with translation MPYAIERVDVFTGCIDDKPGALAAMLAPLAEAKVCLQFLLARRNQPGRGVVFAAPIKGAAAARAAQKAGLCKDATIAALRVEGPDKAGLGVLVTQAIAAAGINLRGISALAARKKAVLCIALDSAADAAKARAVLKKVLGTK